A segment of the Capricornis sumatraensis isolate serow.1 chromosome 8, serow.2, whole genome shotgun sequence genome:
CCTGTTCAAGACAGACCTTGTATGTGTTTCCCGAGAGCCAGGCAGTGCCCCCGgcccctccctcctcatcctcaggggccctggagaagaaaaagatcacACTCACCTTTCTTGGAGCGGCGGGGCTTGGGAGGAGGCCCGGCAGTACGGGTTGTGGAGTAGACAAACAGGCCGTTCCCTGCTCGACAGGCAAGCAGACATCAGAGGGAAACCGAGGTGAGCGAGCGAGACGGACAGTGACTCTGGTCTCCTCTCAGGGCTGTGCTGGGGTTCCTGTGCTCAAGCCTCTAAGGCCACTCTTCCCTTCCCATCCCGACCTCCAGGATCCAAAATACACGGCCAGTCCCCCTGCAGCGGCCCCCATTCCACACGGCAAGCTCACTACTGCAGCCATGTGGGCCCAAGTCTCTGAGGGCCCCAGCGACTCTGCCAGTCTCTGGATCAACCAGATATCCTGGCCACTTCCGACGTCCAAATTACTTGGGGCTGGGGGGTGTTGAGTCggcactggggtggggggcagtgggcgAGGGGCAGGAGCAGGTCATACCTGAGCCCTCGGCGAGAGCCTCTGGGGACAGATGGCCCTGCTGGAGCAGCTGCTGTGTCCCCGCAGGGCTGTCCACGGCCACCTCAGCCACCATGTTGCAGGGAATGTAGCCCCACcggcccccaccctcaccccggtAGAAGCCATCTGCGTCCTTGTCTCCAAACACCTGGAAGCAGAAGAGACCAGCTGTGTCAGCAGGCCAGGTCCGTGTGCTCCCTGCACCCCGATCCCAAGCACTCCCTATTCAGGACTGCAGAAAAATGCTCTACCTTTCATGGGACTGGAAATAGGGGCAAATAGCCAAGAAGGATCAGAGGGATGACAGAAAACAGCTCTATCCATATGATCATCACTCACTATCTGCACGTCCATTCCCCCAGTCCACCCCAGACTGGATCTCCCTGACCTCAGAGTTTTAGCCCAAAGCCTTCAGGAAATCCTTGCAGGCTCAGAAGAGGTCGTCATGCTAACAGTAGCAGTATCACGCTGTGCCACGTGCCAGGCAGTTTCAGCACTCTGTGGGTACTGAATCCTCTAATCCTCAAACAAGCGTGTGAGGCAGACACTCACATGATCCTCACTTTACCCATGAGGCCCGAAGGAAAGAATCTACTCTGGGTTTCACAGCTCAAAGTGGCACTGTCGCAACCCCACTCCACATCACCTGGCTCTAGAAGCTGCGTTCCCACCCGGGTGTGGCTACGATCCCTCCGGGACAAGGCAGGAAAGGACGGAGGAAGCAGGAACAGACAGCGAGTCAGTCACCTTCAGGATCTGGCCCTCCCGGAACGGGAGCtcctcttccccagcatcagggttgggTGACATTGACACGGGGTCGTAGTCAAACAGAGCCACAAAGACCCTGACAGGGAGGTCCCGGAGGGCCAGGGATGCTTCTGGAGGGGTCCTCGGGGGAGCTGCACGGGAGAAACGGCGATCAATTCTGGCCAAGGAGGCGGGAGAGGCCCCCCTTGGCCTGGCCCAGCCCCCGCAGAGGCTCACCCAGCTCTGTGGAGCCTGGCCTAGGGGCCCAGCCCCTTCTCCGCTTGGAGCCGCTCTGCCCCGGGCTGTCCAGCCCTCTGGGCTCCCCAGACTCTGCTGCCTGCAAAGAGAGGGCAACAGACATCAGGAGTGAGGCACCACCCCACTGATGGGCGCCTCATTAGGGGCAGGACCCCGGGAGCGCTCCCCCCAGCTCTGCCCGGTCGGCGGAAGCGGCACAGCAGAGCAGGGACACACATTCCTCTCCTGGAGCCATGGCCCAAGCTCACTGGAGCCATCGGACACCCCCACGGggggaggaagggcaggaggggaggCCCCGGCTCCGGCCACCTTAGCAGATGAGTGCAGTAGAGGGACTAAGGTTTAGATCTGAGAGCTGGCCGAGGCGCGTGTGAGAGGAGGGCCTCTTCTCGGTGTCAGGGTTGGGCGATGCTGGACATCGCAGGCTGGGTCCTGAAGCTGTCACTAGCTAAGCAGAGGAAAGGGTCACCTGCCCCAAAGGCAGGGGGCCTGCTGGCAGCAATGGGCGACTTATGGCCACAGAGCATCCGTGCGTCCCAGTTCCGATCATCGGCAGAAGCAGCAAAGCAGTGGAATGTGGGTGGGAGGAGGCAGCTGAGGGAGCCCCGaggccccaccccacctctgctgATGGAGGCGGCAGCGTGGAATGGGAGCGGCCGGTGGGCAGCAAGCAGGGCCACCGGGCGGCGGTAGGCAGGGGGCTGCCCGGGCAGGGAGAGGGCACGGACCCGGGGGGGCGGCTCCTTGGCTCTGCCGGTCGCACTGCGGCCTCTCCGCTCCGGCTCCCCCTTCTCCCAGGCTGGGGAGTACGGGTAGGAGTGGGGGCCTGAACCGGCCTTCGGAGGTGCCCTGGGCCTTCCCACGGGGgctgcaccccaggcctccccatcTCCGAGGCAGCCGGAGCTGGTGATGCTCATGTCCCCGCCGCCTGTCTCTTGCTCATCCTCAGAGTCATATTCGATGCTGATTTCCAAGCACTTGGGGGAGAGGCAGCTAGCCAGGCCCGGTTCCGGTTCCGGGGCCCGGCCCCGGGGACACTTCCTCGAGGGGGCGGGCCGCGCCCTCCCGCCGGCGTCCGGCGGAGCCCTGGCGCCCTCGGCCGCAGCGGGGCCGCCCCTCTCGCGCGCAGGGCCCGGTGCTCGGCCGGGGGCCTGGGACCCGCCGCTGCCGTTGCTGAGAAGCCGACTGCAGTGTTCCCGGGGATCCGGGGACCGCCTGCGGCCAGGGGGCTTTTCGGGGGAGCCACTTCCTTTTCTCCAGCTGCCGCCAGTGACCAGTCCCAGCGGGTCCTCCAGGCGGTCCCCagccctgcagggctggggggaCGAAGCGCAGAGGCCGGGGCCGCGGGGCCGCGCGCCGTCGCAGCCCAGCCCCGGAGGCAGGGGTGCAGGCAGGCCGGGATCTCTGGACGCAGAGCCTGCccctggccccttctcctcctgcgcggCCTCTCcggcctcctcctgctcctcctcctcctcctcctcctcctcggggaTGCTAAACAGCTTCTTGCTGCGAAAGTGCTGGAGAGGCAGCTCCAGGATCTGTTCCAATATCTCCTCGTCGCTGTCGGTCTCACAGAAGGGgtcaggctggggctggggctgggactggggaTCAGGGGGTGGGGCGGGCGCAGGGAAGAGAGGTCCGTGGGGAAAGGACAGAGCTGTGACCTTTGCCCTCAAAGGAGGGCAGGGGTTTCAGGAAACCCAAAGCTCCCCACCCCGCACCACGCAACCCCGGTCGCCTCCCTCCAAGAAGGAAGACCAGAGAGAGAGTCTGGCCCAGAGCCACACAGCGTGTCCAGGGCAGGGCCACAGGGAGCACTAAGGAGCCCGCCCAAGAATGGGGTGCGCAGAGGGGCTGAGTGTCGGGAACAGGCCAGGCCTAGATGGTGTGgggcctcccagcccctccttgGAAGCTCTCAGCTCCCGCGAGGCTCTCAGAGGGCGCTGCATCAAGCAGGCTTGAGTGGGAGAAGTTACAGAACCGGGCGCCTTGGTCCCCCCCTTCCTTTTCAGGAGGGTCGAGGCCGGGCCTGAGCTACTTCCTAGCTGCCACACAGCAGAGGGCCCAGGCCGCACACCGAGAATGCTGCTGGCACAGGGGAGCAGCCGCTGACTCTGGGGGCAGAGGCCGCGGGAACCTGAGgggccccccagcccctcctcaccCCGATACCCTGCCCCCCGATGCTGTGGCCAGCCACCTGCTTTGGGAAGGAGCAGGTCCTGACACCcagctcttcttcctcctcctcctcctcctcctcttcttgaaTGTCTGACAGATCCGAGTTGCGGCCCTGGTCCACAAGGGAGGTCCCCAGATGGACCCCCAGCTCGGCCGCATCCTCCTGCAAGAGGCCAGACGTGGGAGGACAGCGGGGAGGTGAGCAAGGGCATGTGGGGACCTTCTGACAGGGTCAGCCCCAGCCAGGATGAATGGGGGGTCCCCCTGCAGAAGGAGAGAGGGGCATGCTCCCAAATTGGAGCACAGGCACCGCGCGGGGCGGGAAAAGAAACCTGGAAGACAAAGCGGCAAACACAAACAGCCAGACACACAGCGCAGAGCAGAGCGAGAGCGGGGCAGAGAGCAGGCAGAGCGGGCAACCAGCTCTGGGCTGGCAGAGGCGGGGAGGAGGCCCTCGACTCCTCGTGGTGGCCCAGGGTGCCACAGCCCCGTACCTCAGCCCTGGGCCTCAGCCCGGACCCTGCATCTCCTCCACAGCAGACCTGGACACAGGGCAGCCTCTGGGCCAACGTTCCTTGGGTGGTGCCGGGTGCCAGGCGGGCCTCTCCTGTGGTCTGCTCAGTGTCCTCCTTGGCCATGGAGGAGGCGGCAGGGCCAGGAACACAGTCTCCCAAGGCGGGCTCAGTGGCCTTCCTGTCCCCAGGGGCACCCAGCACAGCCGCCCCAGCCTGCTCCTGGAACGGCAGGCACTGAGGAAGGGGCCCCCACCCCGAGCCCAgaccctcctcccagcctctgccagccaccctcctccccacccaggtaCCTGCGAGACAGGCGCTGGGGGCTCCTCTGAGGATCCTCCTGCCGTCTCTCTAGGAGGGCTGGCTGTGGGGGCGCCTGGGGCCTCTTGAGCTCCACGGGGGTCGGGGCACCGGAGAGGAGAGCTGGGATCCCCCAGCCCCGGGGAGGCTGGAGCAAGGGGCGGTCTGGCCTCCGGGCCCGGTTGTGGGCAGGCGCAGGGGACCCTGGCCGGCCAGGAGGCCTCAGCCAGGGCGGGGGCAATAGGAGCTGGGAGGGAGTCCGCCGACTCGCCGTGGGGCGACATGGTGCGCACGGCCACTGCACGGCACGCctgcagcagctgcagctgcGCCAGCTCCACCAGCACGCTGCCTGCTGTGGGCGAGGCCACCTCCATGATCTGCAGGGGGGGCACAGCACGGGAAAGGGGGGCTGCAGTGATGCCCCCACTGGCTGCTGGTTCTGTGCTGGGAACCGCACCCATGGGTGCCTGGTCTCTTCTGAGCCTCCTGGCCGCGGTGCCTCAGAGCTAGAGTCCTAGTCCGTGGGCGACCAAAGCCCGCGCTCTTAACCAGTCTGCTACCCAGTGCCCAGATGCCTGGGGCAGGCAGCTCCATGCCAGGCCGGGGAGACGAGGCCTCTCAGCACGGAGAGGGCAGAGACCCACGCCCTGCTCCCAGGGTACGGGAGAGGGCAGAGACCCATGCCCCGCTCCCAGGATACAGGTGGGTACCCCCGGGCCGTACCTTCTGCCCATCAGCATAAACAGCGTAGCCTGTGACCCGGACGCCGTTGGAGGTGCCGGCTGCATCTATCGTCACTGGGAGCCAGCTGATGATCAGGATCCCAGGGGAAGGCCCCAGCTCGACCTGCACATCCAGGGGTGCGTCAGGTGGGCCTAGGGGAGGGGGCACAAGACCCAGGATTGGAGCACTCCCGCCAGAGAGGACAGCCCACTCTGCCACTTCCCTAAAGATGCAAGTAGCAGCCAGTGTCCCCCTGGGGCCACCCTCCCGGGCCTGACCTCCCCGGGGCTTACACATACCAGGCGCCCGCGCCCGCCTACCTGCTGGCAGTGTGGTGAACTGCAGGGTGGCAGCCCGCGGCTCTGGCCTCTCCCTGCCTGGTTCCCAGGACCCTCGAGGGGGAAGCTGAGCCTCCACTCGGGCCTGATAGAGGGTACCAGGCCGCAGGTGGCAGAAGGTGGCCCAGTAGGTGCTGGGGCGGGCAGGAGGGCATTCTTCCCCGTTGAGGTAGACAGCATGGGCCAAGCTGCTGTTGCTGGGCACCCAGGCGATCTCGGCAGACGTGGCGGTCAGCCGATGGACGCGCAGCTGGCTAGGAGCCACGCcagcctgggcccccagcagcAAGCAGCAGCGCAGCGGGTCGGAGCCACCCCGGCTGGTCAAGGCCTGCACAGAGACCCACAGGGGCCCCGCCTGCAGGTCCAAGTTCTCCAGCACAGCTGTGGGGGGCGCCCCGGACCCCAGGGCCTGCCGCAGCTCCCCATTCACACAGACGTGGTAGCCACTTAGCTCCACACGCTCAGGAGGCGGCTCCCAGGCCAGCACCACGCTGTGGGCCAGCTGCTTCAGGACGGCCAGGCGGCGGGGGTAAGGCACGGCAGGGGGCTCCCCCAGGCCCTCAGGTGGGGGGCTCGGGCTGGGTGCCTCCCCGGCCACCTCGTCCTCTGGTCGGGGCTGGCTACGTCCCCCGCTGCTCTGGCCCCCACTACTGCTGCCGCCTCCGCCGCCACTCAGAAAACTGAGCTCGGGGCCTGAGCTGTGGGACAAGTCAGCCAGCTccggaggcagggaggccagcagGTCGTCGTCGGACACACGCTCAACAAAATTGGAAGGGACCAGGCCCCGCCGGCCATCCATGAGCTCCCCTGGGGAGGGGAAGACAAGAGAGGAGGCGGAGAAAAACACAGCCCAATCAATGCATTGTAGCAAGGCTTGGTGAGTGAGCCGAAGCATGTGATTCACCTGTTGGCACTTTTAAAAGAGCAGTCAAGATGTGGACTGggaaattattgttaattttcacTGGTGTGATAACAGTACTGTAGTTCTATAGGAcaggcatcttttaaattttaatgtgcaGATGAATCACCTGGAGGTGTGTTAAAATACAGGCTGTAACTCAGCTGGGTCTGAGCAGGGCTGAGATTCTGCACTTtgaacaagctcccaggtgatgctgcaaGATGAAGGATGTCCAGGTTTACAGAGCTGCACGGAAGTATGCCTAGGTAAGGCATCGtgtgtcagacttccctggtggtacagtggttaagaatctgcctgccaatgcagggaacacgggtccgatccctgggccagaaagattccacatgcctcgtaACAACCAACCCCgtgcgccacagctgctgaagcccaaatgcctagagcccacgctctgcaacaagacgaGCGCTACCCTctcgcctcaactagagaaagcccatgcgctgcaacggagacccagtgcagcccaaattaatccagtcatttaaaaataaataaaatatcatctGTCAACAACTTGCTTTTCAATCCTATTTTTAACCCACATGGGAAAAAGGCAATtatgacaaaatattaataattgttgAATCCAGGTGGTGAGTACCTAGGTGTTCATATTATGATTTAACTTTTCTGTCTATTTGGAAACTGTCATATTACATGGGTCTGAGGAGTGAAGTCAAGGGCACCCCTCAACCTTCCTGTGTGGAAAGCAGACATCCTCAAAGGGAGAGGGAGGTCCCATCTGGCTAGAAGAAAGGCAGGAATCTTTAGAGACAAAAGACATACATGCCAGAGAAAAGAGCCCCCTGTGGGTTCTAGAAGGCACTGAGATCCACAGCAGGCCTGTGTCTAGGAGCATGACCGGCAGTCAGttcttcttttaacatttatctGTCTGCGTTGGTCTTAGTTACGGCAGGCAGGGTATTCATGTCACACAGACTCCCTGGCTAGAGTGTGCAGTCTTAGTTGATCCCAAGCATGGGGGatctttagttccccaaccagggatcaaacctgctccgctgcactgcaaggcagattcttaaccactggaccaccagggaggtgccTGTCAGTCAGTTCTGACAGCGCTTGCAGGAAATGGACCAGCTCCCCTGAACACTTGGTAACAGAACATTATAAAACATTTCTTACTGTTTGTTTGTGGGATGTCAAAGATCAAAGAACCTGGACAAACGGCCTATCATATCACAGCtaatttgggaaaaagaaaaagtcccaGGGCACAGAGGAGCTGGCGGCTGTTGGGCCTTCTTGGGAAGAAAGGGGAACAAGGGCCAGGTTTAGGGCCAGGGGTGAGTGTACGCGGTCCTGAGCGGCAGGAGGACATGGAAGCTTCCCCAGCATCATCTGTTTCTACTTAGGCTAGgagctggggcggggggtggggagtaagaaaaggaagagaaacaagaGACTTTCAGTAAGTTAGGTAACAGAGTGTAAGTAGTGGGTTGAAAGGTGGCCTTCCCAAAATATGTCCACATCCTAAACCCTGAACCCTGTAAATACAGCAAAAGTGTCTTCACAGACGCAATTTTAAGGAGCTTGAGATAAAAGACCGCCCTGGATTATCTAGGTGGGCCCTAAACCCAAtgacaagtgtccttataagaggacaCACAGGGAGAGGCGCTGAGATGCAGGGACCAGAGTGACGCGGCCACAAGCAGGGAACAACTGGACTCCCCAGAAACCGCACGGGACAAGGAGCAGAATCTCCTCTAGGGCCTCCAGCGGCATggtggccctgccaacaccttgcttTCAGGCTTCTGGCCTCCAGCACTGTGAAAGGACGCActtctgttgctttaagccaccacCAAACTTTTTACAGCAGCATTAAGAAATTCATCCAGGCACTAACACTGTGGGATGTGATGCTAACAGGAGGAACCATCACACTAAGCAGGTCCGCAGCCCTGCAAGGCTGGTGCAGGAGCCGGGGCCACAGTCAGGCTCATGGTCTGGAAGCCCCTGTCGCTGAGAGCAGCGCAGCTTTGGGATCAGATACAGATGAAGCCACCAAAGTAAGATGAGGAATAGGGTGTCTGACCCCCCACTTGCCTGCATGCCTTTCCAGCTATCCTAGATTGCATAGTTCAAATTCTAGTAACTTGTGGTTAGTTAATATTTATGTTcttgctggtggtgatggtggtagtttagtggctaagtcgtgttcgactcttatgaccccatggactattttCTGccatgcccctctgtccatgggattggacGGAGTTggtgtttagattttttttttttctcattaaaaaagcCATTTTCCTGGGAGCTATTTAATCCTTCTCTCCATCGTCCATCCCTAGAGAGAGTTTAGTTGTTTTCCATCATTCCCAGTACTTGCTCAGATAACAGGCTTGGGGCCCCAGGAGGAGAGACTGAGCGGGCCCCACAAACCCAAAGCTTCCGGTGATACAGACCCAGACCAGAGCACTTTGCTGAATCCCCACACACCACTGCAACTCTTGCCTGCCCTGTCCACCCCTCATCCTGGTCTCCACACCACACTGTCCTCCATGCTGTGAAAGGTCACAGCCTGGCGCCCAGCCAGGGCACCCCGAAGAGTCTGCCATGCCCTTCCCGATTGCCCACTCAGTAATACCGTGTCTGCCTCGGTGACCTGATCACCCCACGGGCACCACAGAACTGCCCTGGGCACTGTAGAACCGCCCTGGAGCGCAGCCCTGCCTGGGCCCTGGCAACTGCCGACCACTTGCTGACACCCTCTCCCGGGCCCTGGACCCCGACCCCTTCTCCCCACACTCACTGGGTTCAGCATCAGATCTATACACCACGTGCCCGACCTCGAGGTCACTAGTGCTCAGTGCTGCCGTCCCCTGTCTGCCAGCAGAAAAGCGAATTTAGCTGAAATTCCCTGTGATGCTCTGTCCGCCCTCTGGACTGTGCTGGGCCCTGTCCTGTCCTGCACGGGGCAGACGTGGAGTCAGACCAGCTGCCCACAGAGCCCTTTCCCCACAGGCCACCGGGTCTCTCTATGCCTTTCTGCCGAGTCTGAGGAGTGACGGTGGGCTCAGAGGGTGCAGATGGGTGGGGGGCTTTGGGAAGAGGAGCTTGAAAGCAAACACAAGGATTGGACAGTCCCCGCTACCTCCTACCTTCAAAGAAGCCATCCTCGTCCATGCTGCCATAGATGTAGACGTACTCGCCGGCGGTCAGCGGCAGCTCAGCCTCTGGGTTCTCGTTGGGGCCCTCGAAGGGGTTGTAGCTGCGGGGAGgcccagaggaggagggggacagTGACCAACATCCTGTCTGCTccctcccgcccccccgcccATCGCTTGGCCTTGGGGACACTTTGTTGTCCACCGTTAACCACAGGGAGCGCCCACTGCACCCACCCCAGCCCAAGGAGGCGAAGATGACTTCTCCTGCCGTGACCCCCGCCACACCCCTTCCGTCTTGTTCCCCTCATGCACCCCAAATGCCGGAGGGCCGGGGCGCAGGGGTCAAGGCCCACCTGTAGCGAGCTAGGAAGACCTGGACCCTGGCTCTACCCCGGTCGCCCTCTGCCACTGCCGGGAGCAGGGAGACGCTGTCCGCCTCCAGCTCCTCCACCTCACTGGCCGTGTCCACCTGGGGGCAAACAGAAAAGGGCCAGTCCTCTCCAGGACCCAGGGGCCGACCGCAAACCCGGCAGGGGAGGCCCCGCTGTCCTGAGACGAGAAACAGAGCAGATGCTGGACGAGGCCAGCAGCAGTGAGCTCCGCTGACACTTTCTAAACCAGAACGTCAGCCCTCGGGCACTGGTGGAGCCCAGAGGCCTTGGGTCAAGGGAGAGGGATCAATGGTGACCCCTCCCCGAGCCCCAGCCTCTGGTGCACCAGCTCAGTAAATGAGACCACCGTGCCCAGCGGAGAGGGGGCAGCCACTCTGGCGGTGGGGGACAAGGGGGCGCCCAATGACAGTCTGTGTCTTTAAGGTTAAAAAACTGCAATAAAGTGCTCTAGCTGGAAGCAAAGGGGCAGAAGGGGCTGAGAAGTCCCTGGGACAGAGGTACTGCCAGGGTAAGCTGGGGCACCCAAAGCCAGCACCTCCACTCATGCCCACAAGGGGACGGTAGAGGCCGCAGCTGGGCTCTACCGCTTCCTGCACCAGAGGCTGCAGGGCTGTTCCAGacgcccccatcccaccccccctGCACTTTCTCAGgtttgggagggagagagagagagggctgcGGTTGTGAGTGATACCAAAGAACTTGGCAGTAATACCAGCTGCCATATGCTAAGCATCTACTGCGCGCCCCACATGGTGGGAGGTTCCGTCCTTGTTGTTTTCACATCATCCTCCCCACAACCTCACCGGGCAGGCTTGTTAGTTCAAAACTCAGACGACAGCGAAACCCAAGCCCAGAGAGGGTCAGCGACCTGCCTGAGACACAGCTAGGACCTCAATCCCAGAACCTGTGCCCCTTCTCACAGTGCCACCAGCTTCTGCCACAGACACGCTCACCACCAACCTCGTTGTGTGGGTCCTGGCCCCAAAGGGTCTCCCTTCCTGCAGCCCAAGACTCTAAGACCTCGCTGGGCCCCAGAGGGGCAGGCTGGGCAGCCCCTGAGTAGGGATGGCAGGCAGGACCAGCAGGCAGGGCAGGCCCCATCGGAGCTCCCCGCCTGCCGGGAGGAATCCACGGGCCTCTCTCCTCCAGGGCCTTGCCTGAGCCCCCACACAGGCCAGCAGCACCCCAGCTCCTGGGCCACACCCTCCCTCCACCTGCCCCCGCCCAGGCAGAGCTAGagcccaggcccctccccagcaCTGACCTCGGGGGTCGGGCAGGACTTGGGGCTGTTATGGATGGACTCAGAGCGAGAGGAGTTGGACAGAGACTCTGCCCTCTTGGCCGGCGTCCTTCGGGAGACCCCAGCAAGGGTGGCAGAGGCAGGCTCGGGAGACTTCGGGGTGCAGCGCCCCGGGGAGGCTGGTGGGAGGTCGAGGTCTACAGGAAAGATGACACGTGGTCTTGGGGGTTGGTGTCCCGAGGAGTGACCAGTGACCACGCGTCCTCTTGGAGCTAGCGATCAGGCCCTCCATGGCCAAGTTCCCTTACAAGAAGGGAAATCCTGGGGGAGCTTACTGAGTGGAGGTGGAGGTGACTTACACGTATTATTTCACAGCTTCCTCAGAGCAACTCAATGAGGTGTAGTGGACACCCCTGTCTCAGAGCCTAGGAGACACGGCCCACAGAGCTTTAGCAGCATTACTCCCTGAGTGAGTGGAGCCAGGACCACCCGATCTGACCGATGCCCAGCTGGCTCTTCGCCAGCCGACACTGCCTGACTCCTGGTGCCCACCTCCCAGCCAGGACCACAAAAGAGGGGGAGGAGCAGCTACCTGAGATTCTCTAATGGGCTCAGCTGTTTCCCTCTGCCCCACCCTCCACCCGGAGCCTGGGTCAAGCTAGAACGGGCTCTAACTTGCCGTGTGACTTTGGCTGAGCTGCTAGCCTTCTCTGACCCTGAACTCCGCTCAGGACAGAAGCACCAGGCTGACCGCACTGGGGGTCTACCTCACCTTTGTGGCCGGATCCGCGGCAGGGCTGCGGGGTGGAGCAGCAGCAGGGGGGTGGCGGGCGGTCCCCTGGGGCACTGCAGCCCAGGGCGGAggtgagcaggtccagggggccAGGGTGCAGCCGGAAGGCCTGGAGCTCCCGCGCCAGCAGGCTGAAGCGCTCGGTCTGGCTGCGGCACTGCTCCTCCAGCTCCCGGACCCGGACCTGGGCCGAGACACAGGATGAGCTGCCGGGCCGTGGAGCTGCTGAGGCCAGCCCGTGCCATCTCCACACAGCCCCGCTTCAGATCACACCCGCCCAGGCCCCGGGGCTGGGCACAAACCCTCAGCCTGGCCGCCCGGCTGCCCCGCTGCCCCAACATAGCGTGGCTGAGGGTCGAGACCGGGCACCGTGGGACACCGTCACTTCCAACCCCACTTCCAGCTGAGCTTTGTGCCCCAGGCGGTGGCATTTTCTGGGCCAAAAGGGGTTGCCCCACCCCATCACCACCACGGTATCACTTCAGGGGTTCTCTCTGCTCCGTGGCTTGTCACCCTCCCACAGCCAGTGACCCACATCCCTGCCCTCAGAGATGTCCCCAAAGACCCCAGAGCTTGATACATCGTTGGGACAGGAGTGAGCCAACTCCCAGGAGTTTTTCTCAAGGATCAGGAGAGTCCCCATCAAGGAGGTCATGGGTCAGACTGGCTGGCTTTGGAACCTCCTCCTGGTCTCAGGGGCTGGGTTTCAGAGATGGGCAGGGcctgtatgtgccaggcacagtggcAGGTCTGGGGCTGGGGCAGCGAGAATCCCAGCCCATCTATGGAGTCTCGGCCTGCAACCAGTCACACCCCTGTCGTTGGACAGGAGGGCTGGAACCGCTTGAGCCTGAGGGAGGAGACTCAGCTCAGCCAGCCTGGAGAGGtgttggggagagccccccgcccccactccccagGGAGGTGGGGGATCAGGAGGCTGTACCTGCATGGAATCCAGGGTAGACTGTGGCGGGAAAGGAAAGCCCAGAGGAGAGGTTAGAACTCTTACCCATGGGGCATTACCcacagagggagagaggggcCCAAGTGGACAGGTCTCAGTCAGCTCCCTGGACCGACTAAGCAAGTGCTAACTGGAAAGATATTTCAGGGCCAAAGGTGGAGGGGATCGCCCCAGCCCCTAGAGCATTTAGGAGCCCTTCCTGCAagcccacacccccacccacacactcacccacaccCTGGCAACCCCCTGCAACACTCTCTGAACCGCCCCAGCCTTCCCCCTAGCTGGAAGCACGGCGGCCACCTCCAGGGACCCTACCTCCAGCAGCTGCACAGCGCCTTCATGCTCCCTCTGGGCTTCCGCCTGGGcctacaagtgaaagtgaaagtgaagttgctcagtcgtgtcccactctttgcgaccccatggactgcagcctaccaggcttcttcatccatgggattctccaggcaagaatactggagtgggttgccttttccttctccaagggatcctcccgacccagggatcgaacccaggtctcccacattgcaggcagacactttaacctctgagccaccagggaagccctgggcctACAGGTGGGAGGAGGCAAATGCTGGCGGAGAGGGGTGAGGACTAGG
Coding sequences within it:
- the TSPOAP1 gene encoding peripheral-type benzodiazepine receptor-associated protein 1 isoform X2 translates to MEQLTSLPSLGDPGNMEPWALPAWQSWTPDRGGDAGGASPSMAGTPTDLRVGELRPEESSEPEGARSPGPVGGMEPGRTGTGLPSPARGALSSGPGCQRLEDPEAEAFSKGKLKMGFGDRPNLELLRAVGELQQRCAILKEENQMLRKSSFPETEEKVRRLKRKNAELAVIAKRLEERARKLQETNLRVVSAPMPSPGASLELCRKALARQRARDLSETASALLAKDKQIAALQRECRELQARLTLAGKEGPQWLHVRDFDRLLRESQREVLRLQRQIALRNQREPPSPPRPPGPSVPARAGAPAPGAPGEATPQEDVENPAVVLGEPEKQQRVQQLESELSKKRKKCESLEQEARKKQRRCEELELQLRAAQNENARLVEENSRLSGRATEKEQVEWENAELRDQLLGVTQERDSALLKSQGLQSKLESLEQVLEHMREVAQRRQQLEVEHEQARLSLQEKREEVRRLQQAQAEAQREHEGAVQLLESTLDSMQVRVRELEEQCRSQTERFSLLARELQAFRLHPGPLDLLTSALGCSAPGDRPPPPCCCSTPQPCRGSGHKDLDLPPASPGRCTPKSPEPASATLAGVSRRTPAKRAESLSNSSRSESIHNSPKSCPTPEVDTASEVEELEADSVSLLPAVAEGDRGRARVQVFLARYSYNPFEGPNENPEAELPLTAGEYVYIYGSMDEDGFFEGELMDGRRGLVPSNFVERVSDDDLLASLPPELADLSHSSGPELSFLSGGGGGSSSGGQSSGGRSQPRPEDEVAGEAPSPSPPPEGLGEPPAVPYPRRLAVLKQLAHSVVLAWEPPPERVELSGYHVCVNGELRQALGSGAPPTAVLENLDLQAGPLWVSVQALTSRGGSDPLRCCLLLGAQAGVAPSQLRVHRLTATSAEIAWVPSNSSLAHAVYLNGEECPPARPSTYWATFCHLRPGTLYQARVEAQLPPRGSWEPGRERPEPRAATLQFTTLPAGPPDAPLDVQVELGPSPGILIISWLPVTIDAAGTSNGVRVTGYAVYADGQKIMEVASPTAGSVLVELAQLQLLQACRAVAVRTMSPHGESADSLPAPIAPALAEASWPARVPCACPQPGPEARPPLAPASPGLGDPSSPLRCPDPRGAQEAPGAPTASPPRETAGGSSEEPPAPVSQEQAGAAVLGAPGDRKATEPALGDCVPGPAASSMAKEDTEQTTGEARLAPGTTQGTLAQRLPCVQVCCGGDAGSGLRPRAEKEDAAELGVHLGTSLVDQGRNSDLSDIQEEEEEEEEEEELGVRTCSFPKQVAGHSIGGQGIGPQPDPFCETDSDEEILEQILELPLQHFRSKKLFSIPEEEEEEEEEQEEAGEAAQEEKGPGAGSASRDPGLPAPLPPGLGCDGARPRGPGLCASSPQPCRAGDRLEDPLGLVTGGSWRKGSGSPEKPPGRRRSPDPREHCSRLLSNGSGGSQAPGRAPGPARERGGPAAAEGARAPPDAGGRARPAPSRKCPRGRAPEPEPGLASCLSPKCLEISIEYDSEDEQETGGGDMSITSSGCLGDGEAWGAAPVGRPRAPPKAGSGPHSYPYSPAWEKGEPERRGRSATGRAKEPPPRAAESGEPRGLDSPGQSGSKRRRGWAPRPGSTELAPPRTPPEASLALRDLPVRVFVALFDYDPVSMSPNPDAGEEELPFREGQILKVFGDKDADGFYRGEGGGRWGYIPCNMVAEVAVDSPAGTQQLLQQGHLSPEALAEGSARTAGPPPKPRRSKKGDPESSSPPPPGPTQLASSASLKAPHSMVAAFDYNPRESSPNMDVEAELPFRAGDVITVFGAMDDDGFYYGELNGQRGLVPSNFLEGPGPEASGSDREPGASPSEGQRTRRRRVQC